Proteins from a genomic interval of Cuculus canorus isolate bCucCan1 chromosome 19, bCucCan1.pri, whole genome shotgun sequence:
- the TMEM250 gene encoding transmembrane protein 250 gives MPVIPIPRRVRSFHGPHTTCLHSACGPVRTTHLVRTKYNNFDIYLKSRWMYGFIRFLLYFSCSLFTSILWVALSILFCLQYLGIRIFLRFQYKLSIILLLLGRRRVDFSLMNELLIYGIHVTMLLVGGLGWCFMVFVDM, from the coding sequence ATGCCTGTAATCCCCATTCCCCGCCGGGTCCGTTCGTTCCACGGCCCCCACACGACCTGCCTGCATTCGGCCTGTGGCCCGGTGAGGACCACTCACTTGGTGCGCACCAAGTACAACAATTTCGACATCTATCTCAAATCCCGATGGATGTATGGATTCATCCGTTTCCTGCTGTACTTCAGCTGCAGCCTATTTACCTCCATCCTCTGGGTGGCACTCTCTATCTTGTTTTGCCTTCAGTACCTTGGCATCCGGATCTTTCTGCGTTTCCAGTACAAACTCTCCATCATCCTCCTCTTACTGGGGCGAAGGCGGGTAGACTTCAGCCTCATGAATGAACTACTCATCTATGGAATTCATGTGACCATGCTGCTAgtggggggactgggatggtGCTTCATGGTATTTGTTgatatgtaa